The following coding sequences lie in one Apium graveolens cultivar Ventura chromosome 3, ASM990537v1, whole genome shotgun sequence genomic window:
- the LOC141714376 gene encoding F-box protein At4g22390-like — protein MECVSKPWCSLTDSPPFAKTHLKRAIDCNTNTGLIIRGFTFLLDPVDLDSLDNATAREHDEPLKTQFYGSGVVGSCNGLLCLYNPMIDIFLWNPATRKCKKLPAAPTDFCQPFGFGQSPLCGFGCDDANDVYNSTRL, from the exons ATGGA ATGTGTGTCTAAACCATGGTGTTCCCTTACTGATAGTCCACCTTTTGCCAAAACGCATCTCAAGAGAGCCATTGACTGCAACACCAACACTGGGCTTATTATTAGAGGTTTCACTTTTCTTTTGGACCCGGTAGATCTTGACTCTCTAGATAATGCTACTGCTAGAGAACATGATGAGCCATTGAAGACTCAATTCTACGGTTCTGGAGTTGTTGGTTCTTGCAATGGCTTGCTTTGCTTGTACAATCCAATGATTGACATTTTCTTATGGAACCCAGCAACCAGAAAGTGCAAAAAGTTACCTGCTGCACCAACTGATTTTTGTCAGCCTTTCGGCTTTGGCCAGTCGCCGCTATGTGGCTTTGGGTGTGATGATGCAAATGATGTGTACAACAGTACAAGGTTATGA
- the LOC141714377 gene encoding F-box protein CPR1-like produces the protein MRTQLPNGPTLTDYNVIVYGLKTNSWSRLQGISKQYYLSGVWGIFMAGALHWIAIKTLGSESCLLILDLGVKNYREVQMPKVENKNVNDMCIVRFEKSLSVLEYHHHVRIDVWVMNNYGVANSWCKLSTVGQPEVIRSFVSIRPMA, from the coding sequence ATGAGAACTCAATTGCCAAATGGTCCTACTTTGACCGACTATAATGTCATAGTTTACGGCCTGAAAACTAATTCATGGAGTCGGCTTCAAGGTATTTCTAAGCAGTATTATTTAAGTGGAGTATGGGGTATATTTATGGCTGGAGCTCTGCACTGGATTGCAATCAAGACTCTTGGTTCAGAAAGCTGCCTATTAATTCTTGATCTTGGGGTTAAAAACTATAGGGAGGTTCAAATGCCTAAAGTTGAGAATAAGAATGTTAATGACATGTGCATTGTTCGCTTCGAAAAATCCCTCTCCGTACTTGAGTACCACCATCATGTTCGCATAGATGTCTGGGTGATGAACAATTACGGGGTGGCAAACTCTTGGTGCAAGCTATCAACAGTGGGACAACCAGAAGTAATTAGATCTTTTGTGTCTATTAGGCCTATGGCTTGA
- the LOC141710789 gene encoding CENP-B homolog protein 2-like → MASHLKGVTKSTMTDEARKALCEYKRENSSCTQKDLQLWLENKFHLKVSQGTISNTLKRSADYLAANYLEKRKDIKRHKPAKYPDMEKVLYEWFLQYQDRVNMTGELILEKAKETMKILYPQQDQEHTFSQGWLEKFKLRHGIKSFRRFGESGSVDVQDMEKKLESIREKINQFPMKDVFNMDETGLFYRLQADHSLATKQLEGRKQDKERLTVVICCNEDGSEKIPLWIIGKYAKPRCFKNVNMGSLNCHYCANKRAWMTSVLFDEYIRWFDSQMQGKRILFVVDNCPAHPKNIEGLQNVELYFLPPNMTSKIQPCDAGIIRAFKMHYRRRFYRGLLEGYELGQSDPGKINILDAINYAVATWTTNVKQESITRCFQHCKIRSIDEVSSNLNEHTTPEEYIHELEVMIKDLGYRNKMDVNNFLDYPGENESCSEVQSIEEIANTILENSVEDDLEDDTTPLEPVTRKEALKTSKMLNNFLMQHESTTPELLDAIRKIRDELQVDLNYMKKQTTIESYFTKM, encoded by the coding sequence ATGGCTTCTCATCTAAAAGGTGTCACAAAATCAACAATGACGGATGAAGCAAGAAAAGCATTATGTGAATATAAAAGAGAAAATTCATCATGCACTCAAAAAGATCTCCAGTTGTGGCTCGAGAATAAGTTTCATCTAAAAGTTAGTCAAGGTACAATATCAAATACACTGAAAAGGTCAGCAGACTATCTTGCAGCTAATTACTTGGAGAAAAGAAAAGATATTAAGCGACATAAACCAGCAAAATATCCAGATATGGAGAAGGTTCTCTATGAATGGTTTCTCCAGTACCAAGATCGTGTTAATATGACAGGAGAGCTAATTTTAGAGAAGGCAAAAGAGACCATGAAAATTTTATACCCTCAACAAGATCAGGAGCACACTTTTTCTCAAGGTTGGCTTGAGAAATTCAAGTTAAGACATGGTATTAAGTCATTTCGTCGCTTTGGAGAAAGTGGTTCTGTTGATGTACAGGACATGGAGAAGAAACTGGAGTCCATAAGGGAAAAAATAAACCAGTTCCCTATGAAAGATGTTTTTAACATGGACGAAACTGGTTTGTTTTACAGGTTACAAGCTGATCACTCTCTTGCTACGAAACAACTTGAAGGAAGAAAACAAGACAAAGAAAGGCTCACGGTTGTTATATGTTGCAATGAAGATGGCTCTGAAAAAATTCCTTTATGGATTATTGGAAAGTATGCAAAGCCACGGTGCTTCAAGAATGTTAACATGGGCAGCTTGAATTGTCATTATTGTGCAAACAAAAGAGCTTGGATGACTAGTGTACTTTTTGATGAATACATTCGTTGGTTTGATAGCCAAATGCAAGGCAAAAGAATTTTGTTTGTGGTAGATAACTGTCCAGCACATCcaaaaaatattgaaggactacaaAATGTTGAGTTGTACTTCTTGCCACCTAACATGACATCAAAAATCCAACCTTGTGATGCAGGAATTATAAGAGCTTTCAAGATGCACTATCGCAGGAGATTTTATCGTGGGTTATTAGAAGGTTATGAGTTGGGACAATCTGATCCAGGAAAGATTAATATTTTGGATGCTATCAATTATGCAGTCGCGACGTGGACGACAAATGTAAAACAAGAGTCAATAACAAGGTGCTTTCAACATTGCAAAATTCGTTCCATAGATGAAGTTTCGAGCAATTTAAATGAACATACAACTCCGGAAGAATACATTCATGAACTTGAGGTGATGATTAAGGATCTAGGTTATCGTAATAAAATGGATGTTAATAACTTCTTAGATTATCCGggtgaaaatgaatcatgttccGAGGTCCAGAGTATAGAAGAGATTGCAAACACCATCCTTGAAAATAGTGTTGAAGATGATCTTGAAGACGATACAACACCGTTGGAGCCGGTTACACGTAAAGAAGCACTCAAGACATCAAAAATGCTTAATAACTTTTTGATGCAACATGAAAGCACCACACCCGAGCTTTTGGATGCAATAAGGAAGATTAGGGATGAGCTTCAggttgatttaaattatatgaaaaagcaaactacaattgaatcatattttacaaagatgtaa